In the genome of Stegostoma tigrinum isolate sSteTig4 chromosome 16, sSteTig4.hap1, whole genome shotgun sequence, the window cgGGATATGGGGAAGACCATttcagactgagttgaggaaaaattccttcactcagagggtagtgaccCTGttgaattctgtaccacagaaaactgtagaggccaggtcactgaatattttcaagaaggagacagatCTTAAAGGCGTCAAGGTATATGGGGAGTAaatgggaatatggcattgagatggagagttagccatgatcatactgaacagCGGATCAGTCTCAAAGGGCTGATgtgcctactcctgatcctagttTCTATATTTAACTGCATTTCTGTGTTTAACTCAGGGTCAAAAAATCAATTTGTACATTTAAAAAATTGGCATTCGCCTACAACTGATGAATTAAAATCCATTTTTCATGCATTTTAGTACCCAAGTTTCCAAATAATAAACCACAAATATTTTATAACTGCTGTTATTTATGCCCAATCTGAACCTCCTCCCCTCCCATTGTAATTCTCTATTTCTTTCTGCATTGAAGGTCTAGCTTCCTCCTCAAGTCAACCACTCCttaagtagtaagggaatggaacgctttgcctgcaacggtagtagattcgccaactttaggtacatttaagtcgttattggataagcatatggacgtacatggaatagtgtaggtcagatgggcttgaggtcggtatgacaggtcggcacaacatcgatggccgaagggcctgtacggtgctgtaatgttctatgtatatcCAGTTCCCCACTTTTTGTGTGGAGTGgatttctcagcctctgtttttTCTTAAAAGGAATCTTATGAAGTGCCGTCATTGTTGCGATATAGAGAAAGTCACAGCCAATTTTTGTGTAGCATGATCCCAAAACAGCAATGAGGTAATGACCAGCTGATTTGCTTTTGTGCTGTTGAGGGCAAAGATAAATCTAAATGAAGGAACAGAAGTTTGCTGCAATTAGTTATCTCATGAAAATAGTCATAGGGAGCTACGTCTCAGGGTCCACAGTTGAGCTGACAAGGGACACTACTGACGATGGAATGGTGTTCTGTTGTTAGTCTTGGGCCAGGAATGTAAAAATGGTCACTTTTTCATTTCACTTATTGGACACGGCTGCATAATTTAATGTCTGTCCCGAGATGTCCTTGAGAAGTTGCCCTCTTGAACTTcttcagtccatgtgctgtagataggcccacaatgctgttagggagggaacacacacactgtcaggACCTCTCTGTAAATGCTGACATCCGCAGACCCTCATAAGCACTGATGTGCTAGCTGGGTGCTctatgaaagagataatgggaactgcagatgctggagaatccaagataataaaatgtgaggctggatgaacacagcaggccaagcagcatctcaggagcacaaaagctgacgtttcgggcctagacccttcatcagagagggggatgggttgagtgttctggaataaatagggagagagggggaggcggaccgaagatggagagaaaagaagataggtggagagagtataggtggggaggtagggaggggataggtcagtccagggaagacggacaggtcaaggaggtgggatgaggttagtaggtagatgggggtgcggcttggggtgggaggaagggatgggtgagaggaagaacaggttagggaggcagagacaggttggactggttttgggatgcagtgggtggaggggaagagctgggctggttgtgtggtgcagtggggggaggggacgaactgggctggtttagggatgcggtgggggaaggggagattttgacactggtgaagtcaacattgataccattaggctgcagggttcccaggcggaatatgagttgctgttcctgcaaccttcgggtggcatcattgtggcactgcaggaggcccatgatggacatgtcatctaaagaatgggagggggagtggaaatggtttgcgactgggaggtgcagttgttagttgcgaactgagcggaggtgttctgcaaagcggtccccaagcctccgcttggtttccccaatgtagaggaagccacaccgggtacagtggatgcagtataccacattggcagatgtgcatgtgaacctctgcttaatgtggaatgtcattgcctcctgcagtgccacaatgatgccacccgaatgttgcaggaacagcaactcatattccgcctgggaaccctgcagcctaatggtatcaatgttgacttcaccagtttcaaaatctccccttcccctactgcatccctaaaccagcccagttcgtcccctccccccattgcaccacacaaccagcccagctcttcccctccacccactgcatctcaaaaccagtccaacctgtctctgcctccctaacctgttcttcctctcacccatcccttcctcccaccccaagccgcacccccatctacctactaacctcatcccacctccttgacctgtccgtcttccctggactgacctatcccctccctacctccccacctatactctctccacctatcttcttttctccatcttcagtccgcctccccctctctccctatttattccagaaccctcaccccatccccctctctgatgaagggtcgaggcccgaaacgtcagcttttgtgctcctgagatgctgcttggcctgctgtgttcatccagcctcacattttattatcttgggtgcTCTCTGAATACTTGGCATTGTGGGGCCCTCTAGTGGCAAAATCCTGGGATGCAGCTGTAAAGAGTGAAACTCATTCCCATAAATACTGACAAGCTCTGGGGGAAACCCCTTTCAATGCTGTCACACTCTTGGAGTTCGGCTGCAGATGctatcccactcccactcctctAGCGTTGCTGGAGACCCTCTGTAAATTCTGGCACAAACCCAAATACCCGGGAAATACTTACGCCTGGGACTCCTGTAGATACTGATGAACACCTGGGAATCTCTACAAATACTGAGACACTAGCCTGGGAGCCCTGTCTAACTTGTGACACACACCCTGTAAACGTAGACACATTCCAGAAATCCCCTTTTAAAAGCTGACACACATTACACATTCCTTTAAATGCTGATACTCTTCCGGACTCTCCTTGTGAAAAGTGACACGTTCCTAAGGACCCCTTGTAAATACTGATAGACTTCCAGGGACCAATATTCCCACTAATTTTTTTCCATCCATTTGCAgaatgatttttctttaaatgcaCACGAATATCAATGTGATGTATTGATGCGCAATACCATGGAAACAAATATTTGCTTTTGTTAGGACCTGGTTGTTAAAAGGAAGGGGTTGCAAGCAACTTCATAGACCTATTCAAGCCAACACAATGTCACTGTACCTTTTCaaacttaattgaatttaaatttattaCCATTACTTACCAGTCAGCAGTATGATGGTGTCAGCACTTGCCAAAATTCAGAGTGTATAAACGAAAgatcttacatttatatagtatcTTCCACCACCTCAGGAGGTTTCCAACatgctttacagccagtgaagaaCAGCTGTCCCTTACTTAGGACATGGAAATAATTCCTTATTTCCTCATTTCCTTAAGGAAATAAGTAATAATGGTGTGCAATGACTCTGCCCTGTAAATTTTACATTGAAAAACAATTGATTGCCTTGAACCTAAGTGGGCCAAAAATCCTCTTAATAACTGATCTCCTAATTGTCTCACGTGCCACCTACAGCTTTGCTGCCTGTCCTTCCTCGccactcactgcttccttcaCTCGCTGCCTCTCCCTCCTCACCAACCCTCCCGTCTGCCATTTTCTCTCCTGCTCGTTGCCTCTCCTGACTAGCTGATTCCACCTACTCGCCTCCTCCCCTGACCACAGCGTGTTCTGTAAATCCTCACATCTCACGTTAAAATTGGGCCAAATAAATAATTGTATCAGATTTTGTGCTAGGAATCCTTATTAGAAACTGCGGAGTTCACAGGCCCTCGGAAAAGGGTAGCTGGTTCACAGCAAGTCTCACAAACTCCCCAACTCTTCAAATGGCATCTACTTTCCCTCTACATTTTCctgcttccatcacactccctctTCTTGCACTAACGTTGGGTGAGCTGCCATCCAATCCTCTGCTACCATGTGGTCTGGTCAGCATCAGTGGGCCTTCAACCATGTGTGGCATGATGGCTTCACAAAGTATTCAGTAGCGGAGCGGCAGTTAATCTGCATGTCTGGGTCTTGTGTATGTGGTATTAATACATGTGACAGCTTAGTGTATAACTACTCAGTTGTCATTTTAGAGGGAACATAGCCAGGAACCCCACTGCCTCTCCTTGCTGTGTCGTACATATGGACTCACTCCCAGAACACCATGCAAATGTTGACAATTCACAAGGAATTCCTGACACAGATCCAGAGTGTACACCATTCACTGTCTCCTCCTCATGAGGGGAGAAGGATTTCATTGGGTGTAGGCTAAGAAGGAGGTAGAAGGGAGTTTTAGCTGGCTAACAGCATTGGAGGGTTGGTAAATGATCAGCTAACCATCTGCTGGGGAGTCAAGAAGTAGATTGTTATGGGTGAGGTTGGTCATCACAGAGGAAGGAAGATATTTTCATCGTAAAATGGGGGGCAGAATGGATACAGAAGAAGCAATTTAAGGGCCAAGGCACTGGTAGCAAAAAGCTTTTGACCTTCCTCCATTTTTATGCCATTTGTATTTTTCAGCTGAGAATTCAGAACCAAAGGTCATTTTCTGAGCAAAGGTCAAACTGACCTCCTAGAAGGACTTGGCTGGCAATTCACAAAGCTTACAGAAATGGATATTTTAAGTCTATCCCCAGAGTGTTGCTCTCCAAATAGATGTCACTGATGATCTGTAACTCTGTATGATAAATAACACCAGCGATTAAACTCTCCTGTATTAAGTTGGTAGTCAGCTTTCCTGACAAGCCCGTAACATCATTGTTTCAAAATCCATTATTGGTGATGTGTTAGCTCGAAATCTTGGATGCTGACTACCCTGAaatttcattccttttccttggttgaatttgaatgtctCTGTCCCATCCATGTGTCTTTAGAAGACCTTCCTCGATAGAACAGTGTACCTCAGCATTTGGCTGCATTTGTGTCCTATGCCTGCCAGTTCTCCTTGGCCAGTCTGCACCAATCCATTAATTGTCTCCATAACTTGATTGATccgaaaggatttttttttaaggaactGAGCACTAAGtgctctctgtctgcctgttctTAGCTATTAATCTCTTCCTAGGCACCAGAAGAAGGAGGCAGGTGGTGGAGTTGTTCTGAATGAATATGATTGATTTAATCACATATTCCCTCAAATCTTTCCCTTGTGAAAGATCCAGTCGCACTATTTACAAAGGATCGAGTTCTTCTGCTAAACTGGTCAATATTTAACAAGAACAGAGATGACGAATAAGCAAAAACTGAGCACAATTCAGAATGAGTCTTTTGGATGAGCTAAAGTTTAGAGAGACTTGTATAAAGAACTGGGATAGTTGTGGCTGCAGAAGATGGTAAGACATGGATAAAACAGCACAGGGGCTAGGGCAAGAGCAGATGTGGACATCATTACAGAAATAACAGTGGGATGGTCTTTGCAATGGAGACTATGCTGGGTCTGAAAGTCAATCCAGTGTTGACGAGTGATTAGAGTTTGCAAAAGGCCTCATTCAGCCTGAGATAATGGCCTATGATTGGGGTGTAATTGCTGGCGAGGCTGCAGAGTTTGCTGCAGAGACTGATAATAATGGTTGCAGGTTTAGCAATGGAGATCTGTGGGGAAACTGCTTCTCCAGTAAGGACGATGTATTGGATGATCAGCAAAGGCTATATATATGGGAGCGTCACTGACACACATGAAAGCTGGTCTCATATCCGACCGTGCTTTCAAGGCAAAGATGAAGAGAAACCAACGATAAACTCTTGAAGGATTTAACATTTAGTCCTGGAAAGGCAGGGAAAGGAACTGTTGCTGGAATTACTCTGGTAATGAGTGCACTCAAGCCAGGCTGGATTATAGTTCCCTTCTGTCATTTTTCTACAACCCTATGACACCTTTACAACGCCCTTAAAGCCTCCCTGTTTGAACACAGTTTTAGTCATCTGACCTAACATAGCTTTACGTGGCTtagtgtcatattttgttttacaacGCCTAGTACGTATAGGAAGATTTTTAACGTCACTGTATAAATAGAAGTTAGCACTACTTTTGCTGTTACTCAATACCTAAAAAGTAGGTGAACTGGTTAGTTATCTCCTTTGCTGTGTGTGTTAGCTTACTGGCTTCCAACATTCCTGTGAATGATGAGAAGTCACAAGCACTTCACTGGCCATGACCTCAGGGCGCCCTGCCTGAGGCGGTGACAGGCGCGATGGGAATGCACGTCTTTCTTTCACTGAAGCAGGTGACGAAAGCCAAGAAGAAGGGGTTGAGGGATGTAGTGACAAACAAGCAGGCTGGGTATTAGGGACAGGCTTTCTCAGCGTACTGATGAGTGCCTCTGTGGGATATGGTCACCTGACTGAagctgttcctctctctctcctctctctctgcaggTCGTGGTGCGGCTCAGTGAAGACCTGCTGTCTCAGGCGGTGATGATGGTGGAGAACTGCCGGCCCACACTGACGATTAACCTTGCAGGAGCACGTCAGTACTGGCTAGAGGGAATGTTACGCCATGAGATAGGTCAGTTTTGCAAGTGACTCAGGTAGGATCAAAGGCAAATTTTGTGTTTTATTGTCATCCCCAGTCAGTTTTCCTTTCTGCCCTTTATCTTGAAGACCCTGACTACTAAGAGGGTCCCATCGGCCACCATCAGCCCTTTGCTATTACTCTCCGTGTGAGTCTGGGCTGAGCATGTTTGTTCCATTGAGGGCAGTCATGGGCTGATCAGTGTCAAACCTCAATATAGCCACATGCAACAGGGTCACTGTAACCAGGCGAGGAGCCGGGGCACTGGCTGCTCTTCATACCAGTTCTTCACCAGAGTCCAAAGGTATTCAGACAATTGCGGTGGCTCTCCTGCAGTCTGTGTTCCTTCGCCCTATCCAGTTTGGCTCTGTTCCATGCTCAGCCAGTGTATTGAACCATCTGACAGAGCATTCCCTCACTGGCCAGTTGAAATTCACTTACATTCACTGTAGTTCATTGGCTGAAACTTATTGACGTTCACTGGCTGAAATTCACCTCGCTGGCTGAAATTGACTTTAGTTTACAGTCACTGAAATTGACTTTGGGTTACAAAGTCTGCCAGATCACTCTGCAAGCACTGGGGAGAGCATGTTAAAGACCTCCTGTCTTCATGATAAAGCATGGGACAACATTTTCTTCCACGTAAAACACTACAATGTAAGCTGTGCCAAAGCCCACCATGGCCCGGCGAACACTTATGCTATCCCCGCTGTCACTTTCTAGCTTTGAGGTGTCCCTCCCTCTTAGTTACCCTCAGCCCAGGGTCACATCTTGGTCCCTGCCCACAGTGGAACTGGCTGCTCTCAAACAACTGGTACTGCCCTGGAAATGTGTAACATTCTGCTaatcactgactgaaatggtgtTCTGTGACTGACTCGGAGGCAGAAGCTCGCTCTGTGATGTGGTGATACTTTCTTCCTGCCCTTGCTCCTCTTAATAAGCCTTGTCTGATATCAGGGACGCACTACATCCGAGGCGTTAACAACAGCTACCAACCCTGGCACAGTGCAGCGGGCAGGAAGCTGTATGGCCTGAAGCCAGCCAACCCGACAGAAGAAGGCCTTGCCAGCCTGAACAGTGTCCTGTACCGCAAGTACCCATTCTTGTGGAGGGCTGCCCTGCTGTACTATACCGTCTTCCAGGCCAGTCGGATGCCCTTCTGTCAGCTCTTTGAAGACATCGCCAAGTTTGTGGAGGATCCAAACACTCGCTGGGAGTATTGTGTGAGAGCCAAGAGAGGTCAAATGGACACTTCTCAACCAGGTCACACGTATTTTCAAATAACTTCTTCTAAGCTGAATTCGGAGTGATATCTTGTTGTTGTATTAAACTGGGCTAACAATCCAACATCCTGAACTAAGAAGAACatgcaaattaggagcaggagcaggccattcggtcccttGACCCTGCCCTGCCTTTAATAACATTACAGCTAATAATGCGATAATGATCCAGAAAATGGAGGTGAAATCCCTCCATAACAGCTGGGAAGTGTATTTCCTGTTAATTAAACTAAGAGGTGGGATAAAAATTGGCCAGGGTGACTGTGTGACCACTGCTGGAAGAGAACCCAATATgattagaaaaggaaatctgttgCCCTGATCCACGCTGACCTATTTGAGACTCCACATCCTCAGCGAGGTGGTTGACTTTTTGCTTTGAATATTGCCCACTGAagtggggtggctcagtggttagcacagctgtctcacagcactagggacccgggttcgattccaccctcagctgaccgtctgtgtggagtttgcacgttctccctgtgccctagtgggtttcctctgggtgcttcaacttcctcccacagtccaaagatgtgcaatggGTGATTCCAAATGACTTTCTCAAGGGAAGTTATGGATGGGTGGTAAATAACCAGTGATAGTGGAAATTTGAAAGAAGTACTTTAAAGAATATTTACACATTTTGTAAAGTAGGGGTAAGGGTATTACCACAAATGAGTTTTTCCCTCTTTAGGCTGTGCCTTGATGAGCTCTAGCAGAACCAGGTACCGAATGAAGCTGTCCCTACTGCACCCTATCTACTGAGTCACTGCCCCACCCTCAGAACAGCAGGTCATGTTTTATACACAATGTGGACAGTATTCTACGgaaaccattttgtagagcatctgcgctctgtacatgacaaacaacaccttccagtggcaaaacattttaactccccccttcTGCTtcctgggtgatatgtccatcctgggtctcctccagtgtcacaatgacgccacccagaaactggaggagcagtgcttcatattccacctcaggggCCTGCAGTTCGATGGCCTCaatatggattttaccagtttcaaaatctccctcatcccatgaccaacccttcctctcaaccccacctcattgacctgacacaacctgaccatcttctctcccacctatctgctcttcctacctcactgaccaaacccctccactccctacctgcactcacctatcaccatctcacctaccttccccaaccccacctctcctctctatttatttctgagctgtctttctccttcctgtttctgaagaagggttctgacctgaaacatcaactttcctactcctctgatgctgcctggcctgctgtgtctctccagctctacactttgttatcactactTCTATTGCTTTGTCCCGACCATTAGTCTGAACGCAGTTGTAAATCTGTTTCAATGCACTTTGAGCATCAAGGCCAAATAAGATGAAAACATTTCTGCCTCAGCTTGTCCAAACCCCTCACGATTTGGTTGCCCTGAGCTGACCTTGCTAGATCAGATGCAACTCATTGGTAAATCTGATATTTTTTTCACTTTGGGAATGATCTttcttccatctttctttctaGCAAAAAAAATTAATCCATTTCCTTGTCCAATCATCTTCATACTGTTCAGAGTAAACTCCTTTTGTTCCTTATCTAAATATCTGATCCAAAACCTATTTCCACTCTCCAGCTCTGTGCTAAGCCTCCCTGACTTCTTTGAACTCCAGAGTATTGACCTGAAAATTCTTGCCGTTGTCCCTGATGTCTGTAAATCTTTCGTGCCTCCCGTTCTGGGGATTGATGTGCTCTCCACACACTTTGACTTTATGAGTAGATGATCTTACATCCCGTCTACCCCAGCCCTTCAAAACTCTCCAAAACTTGACCCCTCTCATCACATCATCCACGCAGTTGATCATCGAGCTTTCTGCGTTGCTTTTCTGCTCAAAGTTCTGAGGTGTTGTAactgtgaacaaattttaaaCGGCTGCTGAATTAAGACTGTTATTTTGCTGCAAACTTGCTTCATTTCCCATTCCCTTcacactatttatttcagtatttagatgtgtacttaggaaggatattattaagctggagagggttcagaagagatttaccaggatattgccaggaatggagggtttgatttctaaggagagggtgaataggctgagacttttttcactggagtgtcggaagttgaggggtgaccttacagagatttataaagttATGACTGGCATAGATAAGGAaatggtaggtgtctttcccACAGTGGGAAATTTTGAGACcagggggcatcattttaaggtgagaggagaaggatttagaaaagacataggggcaattttttcacacacagaatggttaatgtgtggaatgaacttccagaggaattggtggatccGGGTAcggttataacatttaaaaggtatttggataagtacatgaataagaaatgttttggagggatatgggccaaacacatgcaggtgggactaatttagtttgggattatggttggcatggacagtttggat includes:
- the kiaa0895l gene encoding microtubule-associated tyrosine carboxypeptidase isoform X4, producing MKSVVKMYGSYENFEVATGGAMLSKSKIWTCIRSYMRKEGCSGEVVVRLSEDLLSQAVMMVENCRPTLTINLAGARQYWLEGMLRHEIGTHYIRGVNNSYQPWHSAAGRKLYGLKPANPTEEGLASLNSVLYRKYPFLWRAALLYYTVFQASRMPFCQLFEDIAKFVEDPNTRWEYCVRAKRGQMDTSQPGCFSKDQVYLDGVLLLLRYRKTIDFKMLAALGKVSFEDVEHLKKCAILQNTRIPHFMRDQARYLDQLHHITAVNGLTDEELLRLIPK